CGGGCTGGCTCGACGGCGGCGCAGCAAGCTGCGGATGCGATGCACCACGGCACCGGCACGCATCGACTGACGATTGATTTTGCCAAGCACCTCTTCCACCGCGAGCAAACGCTGTTCTGCGCAGCCATGCCCTTCCTGCTTCAGCGCCATCAAACCACCCTCGCTGTATTGGGTGATGGCGGCAATGGGCTGGTTGAGTTCATGGGCAAGACCGGCGCCTATTTCACCCAAAATGGCGGCACTTTGCATCCGCTCCAACATGAGTTCCCTGTCCCTTAAGGTGCGCTCGGCCGCAATCAGGCTGTCGCTCTTTTGGCGAAATTTATATTCGAGCCACAGGTGGTAAACCATACCGGCAAACAGAATCAGCACCAGGCTGATGCCATATTCAAGATTGGCCTTAAGCCAGGCTCGCACCAGCTCCAGGGGTCGGGTGCTGTTGCCATGAAGCAGAAGCTCTTCATAGAGACGAATAACGGTGAGTTGACTGATGGGGGCGGTCCAGCCAAGAGTACGGGCCCGAATGGCGGCCTCTGAGTCTGAGGGCAGTTCAAACAGCGCCTTGGTGACCATCTGGGTGATGCGGGCGGGTACCTTATCGGAGGCGGCAAAGGACCAGTTGGGGTATAAACTGGTGCTGATTTCACAGTCGTAACCTTCCGGACGCATGCTGTTGAGCACCCGAAAATCCTCCCGGCGCACCAGGCCCGAGTCCACCATTTCTTCCAGAGTGCAGTATGGCGTAATAGCGCCATCCACCATGCCATCGCGCACCTGATACACCAGCGGCTCCAGTGGAAACCCCAGAAAACGCACATCGGCAAAGAAGTTACCTGCATCCAAACCACGGCGATTCAACAGGCCAATGGTAGCCTGATAGCCGCCGAGCGCCTGGGGATCGGAGGCCACGATACGCGCCCCTTCGAGCTGTTCGATATCCTGCACCGGACTGTCACTGCGCACTATGATGGTGGAGCCGATGGCGTAGGTGGCACCGTTATGTTTGCGGCTGCGCATGGTGGCGAGCCAGGAGAGTGGCATTTCATTGGACAGGCTCAGATATTGGCCCGGATTGGTCACAATAAATTGGATGCGCAAGTCCAAAAGCGACTCGCGCATGGCATCAAAATCCAGCGGCTCGACTTCAAAACGAATGCCGGGCACCCTGTCCGACAAATAGTTCATCATGGGTTGCCAGCGCTGTTTCGCCTCGCCGACCCCATGATTGGCAAGCACACCGACCCGGAACACGGCTTCGATGGGGTCATCCCCCATTTCGGCATCGGTAGCCAGCACCGACAGGGGCCACAATAACAAGCACAGCAGCAACGACTTCATCCCATACCTCCACCGCATATTGTGCCTGTGGCAGGCGGGCGCCAACGTGAATCCCCCCGCAAAAAATACGCTCCCTGCGTGATCCATCCCCAAAAGCGAGCAAGCAAACTTGAGCCCTTCTCAACACTTTTTTAGGCTGGAAGAAAAACGCGGGAGTGGCCTATGCGCCTGTATCTGGTGGACGATGATGAAGCCATTCGGGATTCGCTGACCTATATGCTGGATCAGTGCGGTCGGCAGCTAACCAGCTTTGCCAGTGCCGAAGCTTTTTTGGCGCAGGCAGACATTACCCAGCCTGGCTGCCTGATCCTGGACAGCCGTATGCCCGGCCTCAGCGGTGAGGCGCTGCAACATGAGCTGGTGGATCAGCAAAGTCCCCTTGGGATTATCTTTCTTACCGGCCACGGCGACCTGCCAATGGCATTGGCAGCGTTTCGCGAAGGCGCCTGCGATTTCTTTCAAAAACCGGTTCAGGCCGCCCCCCTGTGCGATGCCATCGATAAGGCTGAGGCCGAAAGCCAGCGTCGCTACGAGGTAGCAGGGCTGAGGTTGAAACTTGCCCGGCTCAGTGAACGGGAAGCCCAGGTGTTGCGGCTGTTAACCGATGGGCTCACCAACAAGCAAATATCAGAAACCCTTTACCTGTCGCTCAGAACCATTGAAGTACACAGAGCCAGCATGATGAAAAAGCTTGGGGTACACAATCTGGCAGAGCTTGGGCGTTTCGCCTGCCGCTGAGTCAGGATTGATGAAATGAAAGGATCAGTGTCTGCCAGCCAACGTAGGCTGGCAGAACGACCCGTTAGCCCTGTGTGGAGAACAGAGACAACAGGAGCAATAGACCCGTTACCCGAGCGGCACCGGCAGACTGAGGCCGTGCTTGCCTGGTATGGCTTTTTTGCTGTGTTGATTTTGGCATGATACACCTGTGGGGTTTAACGCAATGCCCGGTTGGGCGCTGCAAATTACAGCAGTTTCCACCGGTAAAAACAAGGGTTCAACGCACACTTTGTTCAATATAATCAACATGTTAAATATTGGTTTTTGATTTGTTTATTAATTGATCACCCCTGGTTTTTCATTTCTCTTCAATCATTGCCAAATTTAGCAGCCATGTAACAATAAGCCTCTACTCAGCCACCCGGGGCAGCGCCGATGAAACCCTTTATCAACCTTAATCACCTTGAGAATGGCCAAAGTAGCAGCCAGGGAATTTATGGCGAAACCTATTTTGTGGTGAGCGAGCTTATCGGGGCCAAACGCCTTGGTTACAGTGTCTCCGTGGTGCCGCCGGGCAAACGGGTCTGCCCTTTTCACAACCACAGGGTAAATGAGGAAATGTTTTTAGTGCTCGATGGCACCGGCACCCTGAGATTTGGCGAGCAAAGTTACCCCATAGGCCCAATGGACATCATCGCCTGTCCACCGGGCGGCCCTGAGGTCGCCCATCAGATAATCAACAGTGGCAGCACAGAGCTCAGGTACCTGTGCCTGTCGACTGTGGATCCTGTGGAGGTATGTGAACAGCCGGACTCAGACAAGCTGCTGGTGTTCACCGGGCCACAGGAAGCGCGAACCCTGCGCCACGTAGGCCGTAAGCAGGATGCGGTGGACTACTGGGAGGGTGAACTCGGCAGCGACGAGCCGTGATGCGCTACCGCTCACCCGTTGAGTGCTTGAAAACAAATTTATTTAGTATCAATGCTTTAATGATGGCAGCACAAAAGATCTGCTCTCAATCAAAAGCTTTCAACATTAGCGCCAGGCAAAAGCACGTAAGCACCTAACCACGGCGGCTGTACAAGGCAGCGAACGAGTCCTGCGCCTTTACCCCAGCCAGTACATCGCCAAGGGTCTGCTGCTGGTATTGATAGGCCGCATTACCCATGCTGATACGCTTAACCCCAAACTGTGTCAGCCGGGCAAAATCCGGCAGTTCCGGCATACACATCAGATTCAGCGGTAGCGCGGTTCCGGCCACTATTGCCGCAATATCCGCAGGCTCGGTCAGGCAAGGCACGAACAGGCCATCCGCTCCGGCCGATTGATACAGCGCCGCCCGGCTCAGAGTGTCGGTTTTGGCATCCGTACACTGCAGCAGATAAGTGTCGGTGCGCACATTGATAAACAGCGATTTTCTATGGTCACCAAGGGCAGCACACAGCGCACGCAGCTCGGTGGCAAACTGCGCCGCGCTCAGCAGTTGCCGCTCCCCAGCCATCACCCGGCTGTCTTCGATATTGATGCCACTGACACCCAGCTCCAACAACTGCACAATGTTATTTGCTATCTCTGCCGGACTGTTGCCATAGCCCGCTTCCAGGTCCACCGTCAGTGGCAAGCTGCTACTGGCACGGATCCTTTTGACCAAAAACAGCAGTTCATCAAAACTCATCCCTTCGCCGTCCTCATAGCCAAGGCTTGCCGCCATCGCCGCGCTGGAGGTGCCAATGGCGCGATAACCCAGCTTCTGGGCCAGTTGCGCGCAGGCCGCATCCCACACATTACCAAGCAGCAATGGCTGCCTGGCTGCAGATAAATCGAAAAAGTTCATCGTTGGCTCCTTGATTGCCCCTGTTGAATGCAGGCCATCATTCATCAAAGGCCAACGCCGCACTGGCGGAAAACGGAAGCGAACCGAAAAGAGTGACGCTATGAAGAAAGGAAGAGCTGGGCGCGAAAGCTGAAGCCAGGGAAGCTTAAGCCGGGAAAACTGAAACCGGGGAGGCCAGCGGAAAGGCGCGGGCGAACCCGCCCTTTCCTCAAGGTTTACGAAACTCGGTTAATGGCGCTGGCTCATTAACCTGTCGATGCAATGCACCACCTGCAGACTGGCGGCTTCCATGGCATCCAAATGATTCACCATGGCCTTGAGGTCGCCCTTGCGCCGGGCATCCAGTGCTGCAGCGCCCTGTTCGTGCACCCTGCGGTGCGGGGCGTCCAGCTCCCGGTAACCACTCACATGGGAATACAGCTCGGCCCCCTGCCCCTGGCTGTACCACTTACCCAGACGGCACTCTTTATGGTCGCTCACATGCTCGTGAAACGCCTGCCTTTCCAGCTTGCGGTAAATCTCAGATTTCCACACGGCATGATCCAGCTTGGTGGTGTTCAAAAACGCCATCATCGCCGAGTGCTCAATCACCTTCTGCATTTGCTGACTTTGAGTCAAAACGTCTGCCACCACGGTGGAAATCTGGGCAGAGGAGGTCGCTACATCAGCGGCACTGCTTTGATTGGCATCGATAATCTGCTTGATGTCCGCCGCCTGAGACACGATTTGCCTGACCAACATCTCGATTTGGCTGCTGGCGCTGTGGGCCTTGCTGGCCAGCTGACGAACCTCATCGGCCACCACAGCAAAACCACGTCCGGCTTCACCGGCACGGGCGGCTTCAATGGCGGCATTCAACGCCAACAAGTTAGTTTGCTCTGAAATCCCCTGAATGGCGGTAACAAACTGATTGATGGCCGAGGTCGTAGTGTCGAGGAGCTCCACCGCAGCGCGGCTGCGACCGGCCTCTTCATTGATGACTTCGGCGCGACTGCCCAGACTCTCGACGGCGCTGCGGGTTTGCGAAAACAGGGCATCCACCTGACGCAGCGCATCCCGCTCATGCAACAATTCATCAGCGTTGCCGGCCAGGGCATCGCGCACAGTTTGCAGCATGTCGCCACCCTGATTCTGACAGGCAATGACCTGAGAAAAGTTGTCCAGGTGTTCTCTCGAGAGCTGCTGCGCCGACTCAAAATCGGCAATAACCTGCTTGAGCTCTGCTATTTCAGCCTGATGGCGGCTGTCCTGCTCTTTAAGCTTTTGCCTCAACGAGGCGTTTTCTTCCTTCAACTGCCGCCCAAAAAACATAATGCCCCCAAAAATAAACAATAAATAACAAACCGCTATTCCATTATCGGCAATCTGCCAGAGTTTTGCAGGTGCGCCAGGCAAATACTGCGACAGACTGTCGCACCTTTGAGGTTTCCCTTTGCACTCGGGGGTCACCACCATCAAGAATGCAAAGGGTACCGACACAGAAAACACACCCTGTGACGGTTCTGAATATCGCGCACGGGCTTCTGCCCGGCTTGGGTTCAAGCGTCAGGTGCTTTCTCATCATGGCCCTGACATCTTCGGCAGGCAAACTTGCCGTCAACGGAGATACAGCCAGACTTCCACTCTGATGAACCACCCCGGGGAATGCCGCCCGGGGATTTTTTTATGTTCCTTTAAATCCCATGGGTTTCGTTTCTGCGCAGCAACTCAGAAACCAAACCACCTTGCCTTATGCCGGCTTTTTGGCAAGCTTTCGCTGCAGGGTACGCCTGTGCATACCGAGCTGACGTGCCGTGGCTGACACATTGCCTTCGTTGGCAGACAACACCTGCTGTAAATGCTCCCATTCGAGCCGTCTTGGATTCATAGGTACTTCTTCCGGCTCGGCGTCATCGCCGGGCACAGCTTCGCCTGGCATTAAGGCTGCCATCAGAGTGCGGGTGTCGGCGGGCTTGGCGAGATAATTATCGGCACCGGCCTTGACCGCCTCCACCGCAGTGGCAATGCTGGCAAAGCCGGTCAGCAGCACTATGGTGGCCTGGGGCAAGCTGCCCCGCAGTGGCGGCAGCAGCTTGAGGCCGTTGCTGTCTTCAAGCTTCATGTCCAGCAACAC
This sequence is a window from Shewanella zhangzhouensis. Protein-coding genes within it:
- a CDS encoding isocitrate lyase/PEP mutase family protein; translated protein: MNFFDLSAARQPLLLGNVWDAACAQLAQKLGYRAIGTSSAAMAASLGYEDGEGMSFDELLFLVKRIRASSSLPLTVDLEAGYGNSPAEIANNIVQLLELGVSGINIEDSRVMAGERQLLSAAQFATELRALCAALGDHRKSLFINVRTDTYLLQCTDAKTDTLSRAALYQSAGADGLFVPCLTEPADIAAIVAGTALPLNLMCMPELPDFARLTQFGVKRISMGNAAYQYQQQTLGDVLAGVKAQDSFAALYSRRG
- a CDS encoding CZB domain-containing protein, which codes for MQKVIEHSAMMAFLNTTKLDHAVWKSEIYRKLERQAFHEHVSDHKECRLGKWYSQGQGAELYSHVSGYRELDAPHRRVHEQGAAALDARRKGDLKAMVNHLDAMEAASLQVVHCIDRLMSQRH
- a CDS encoding response regulator transcription factor, translating into MISTPKLLIIEDDMAYGAVLSRRMSRQGFECRHVSEPTDALLCARQWHPSHVLLDMKLEDSNGLKLLPPLRGSLPQATIVLLTGFASIATAVEAVKAGADNYLAKPADTRTLMAALMPGEAVPGDDAEPEEVPMNPRRLEWEHLQQVLSANEGNVSATARQLGMHRRTLQRKLAKKPA
- a CDS encoding sensor histidine kinase, with the translated sequence MKSLLLCLLLWPLSVLATDAEMGDDPIEAVFRVGVLANHGVGEAKQRWQPMMNYLSDRVPGIRFEVEPLDFDAMRESLLDLRIQFIVTNPGQYLSLSNEMPLSWLATMRSRKHNGATYAIGSTIIVRSDSPVQDIEQLEGARIVASDPQALGGYQATIGLLNRRGLDAGNFFADVRFLGFPLEPLVYQVRDGMVDGAITPYCTLEEMVDSGLVRREDFRVLNSMRPEGYDCEISTSLYPNWSFAASDKVPARITQMVTKALFELPSDSEAAIRARTLGWTAPISQLTVIRLYEELLLHGNSTRPLELVRAWLKANLEYGISLVLILFAGMVYHLWLEYKFRQKSDSLIAAERTLRDRELMLERMQSAAILGEIGAGLAHELNQPIAAITQYSEGGLMALKQEGHGCAEQRLLAVEEVLGKINRQSMRAGAVVHRIRSLLRRRRASPEAVLMSSLMSEALALFQRPLEQQRVQLTLKQEGEERPLLGDAVGLSQLLVNLLKNALDAMEARTEARQIDITLDFEASKPGSTARVRWLRLELLDNGSGLKAEAAELMLSFATTKEEGLGLGLAICRDVVNQHGGDIQLQNRQDGRGCRVTVWLPLLTEEESA
- a CDS encoding response regulator transcription factor, encoding MRLYLVDDDEAIRDSLTYMLDQCGRQLTSFASAEAFLAQADITQPGCLILDSRMPGLSGEALQHELVDQQSPLGIIFLTGHGDLPMALAAFREGACDFFQKPVQAAPLCDAIDKAEAESQRRYEVAGLRLKLARLSEREAQVLRLLTDGLTNKQISETLYLSLRTIEVHRASMMKKLGVHNLAELGRFACR
- a CDS encoding cupin domain-containing protein, whose amino-acid sequence is MKPFINLNHLENGQSSSQGIYGETYFVVSELIGAKRLGYSVSVVPPGKRVCPFHNHRVNEEMFLVLDGTGTLRFGEQSYPIGPMDIIACPPGGPEVAHQIINSGSTELRYLCLSTVDPVEVCEQPDSDKLLVFTGPQEARTLRHVGRKQDAVDYWEGELGSDEP